The genomic segment CCGGAGGTCATCGCCGCCCTCGTGCATGCGGTGGAGGGGCGCCCGTGCTGAGCATTCCACCCACCACCCAGCTCTGGTACGGCGGGGCCGTCGATCTGCGCCTCGGGTTCGACGGCCTGTACCGCCACGTCCAATCCACGCTTCAGGCCGATCCCTTGAGCGGGCATCTGTTCATTTTCACCAATCGCTCGGCCAACCGGCTCAAGGCCCTGTACTGGACCCGCCACGGGCTCTGCTTGTGGTGCCAGCGACTCGAGCGCGGGCGGTACCACTTCCCCACCCCGACCGACCGCAAACTCGAACTCACCGCCACCGAGTTCGCCATGATCCTCGACGGCATCGACTACTCGTCGGCCAAACGTTTCACCCGTTATTGTCGCCCGAAAGCGTCCGAATCCGACTTGCGCACCC from the Frigoriglobus tundricola genome contains:
- the tnpB gene encoding IS66 family insertion sequence element accessory protein TnpB (TnpB, as the term is used for proteins encoded by IS66 family insertion elements, is considered an accessory protein, since TnpC, encoded by a neighboring gene, is a DDE family transposase.), producing the protein MLSIPPTTQLWYGGAVDLRLGFDGLYRHVQSTLQADPLSGHLFIFTNRSANRLKALYWTRHGLCLWCQRLERGRYHFPTPTDRKLELTATEFAMILDGIDYSSAKRFTRYCRPKASESDLRTRTS